From a single Candoia aspera isolate rCanAsp1 chromosome 10, rCanAsp1.hap2, whole genome shotgun sequence genomic region:
- the FBXO46 gene encoding F-box only protein 46 isoform X2 has translation MDQNAFSHIQLWCPRPFGTYSENKQCRGSQGKKSFGDFACKAKEEEGDNSELSSENTPPAPPPAPPPPAAAPGQVEEGRVLLDTWYVIKPGNTKEKVAFFVAHQCSSGNRASAMKVKGNWGSDSSKAKRRRRSHDPTRSKACPPKPKEGGSKEAEDVCLWPESQADPAGGDTTDLLSVAEMVALVEQRTARAGQSYSRPSAPPSPMVFVSTDQEQEENGEKKAPAPSGGSDCSRVAEAIAHFESQERSVVCQNGLRRESAECMANSQHSPGEVRIAFRISSSRDPRSPAESGSVPRPNCMFMSCGGSPTGSTARAKDKITCDLYQLISPSRDTLPNNVDFLLASASPKGSDGSGRESSDMEMACRDTQNGSGKLDAIPEDVRASAEKMGGAPASAARDCVSGFHVDVVVTGVVDQCVFFGKDSTKNMKEETVCLTVGSPTQEGLCASCDDPPPGQLFFLHAQTPRQEDSRDAESAFLDSTGGSEGGLERADGSGLEPAVSDTSLCRLYRHVSHDFLEIRFKIQRLLEPRHYMLLLPDHIMVKIFSYLPTQALAALKCSCHYFKYIIETFGVQATDSKWNRDPLYRDDPCKQCKRHYEKGDVSLCRWHPKPYHHDLPYGRSYWMCCRRADKDTPGCRVGLHDNNWVQPCDMLRERAARREDGR, from the coding sequence ATGGATCAGAACGCCTTTTCCCACATCCAGCTGTGGTGTCCGCGCCCCTTTGGCACCTACTCCGAGAACAAGCAGTGCCGGGGCAGCCAggggaagaagagttttggggACTTCGCCTGCAAGgccaaagaggaggagggggacaaCAGCGAGCTCTCTTCGGAGAACACCCCCCCGGCCCCACCTCCTGCCCCGCCCCCCCCAGCAGCCGCCCCCGGCCAGGTGGAGGAGGGCCGCGTCCTCTTGGACACCTGGTACGTGATCAAGCCCGGCAACACCAAGGAGAAGGTCGCGTTCTTCGTGGCTCACCAGTGCAGCAGCGGCAACCGGGCCAGCGCCATGAAGGTCAAAGGAAACTGGGGGAGCGACAGCTCCAAGGCGAAGCGCCGGCGGCGGTCCCACGACCCCACCAGGAGCAAAGCCTGCCCGCCGAAGCCCAAGGAGGGCGGCAGCAAGGAAGCCGAGGATGTTTGCCTTTGGCCGGAGTCCCAGGCTGACCCTGCGGGCGGAGACACCACGGACCTGCTCTCGGTGGCCGAGATGGTGGCCCTGGTGGAGCAGCGGACGGCGCGGGCGGGGCAAAGCTACTCCAGACCAAGCGCACCGCCGTCCCCAATGGTTTTTGTATCCACGGACCAGGAGCAGGAAGAGAATGGGGAGAAGAAAGCGCCGGCCCCCAGCGGGGGCTCGGACTGCAGCCGGGTGGCTGAGGCGATTGCCCACTTCGAGTCGCAGGAACGCAGCGTCGTGTGTCAGAACGGCCTCCGGAGGGAGTCCGCCGAGTGCATGGCCAACTCCCAGCATAGCCCCGGCGAAGTCCGCATTGCCTTCCGTATTTCCAGCAGCCGAGACCCCCGTTCGCCTGCTGAGAGCGGGTCTGTCCCCCGGCCCAACTGCATGTTCATGAGCTGTGGAGGGTCACCCACGGGCAGCACGGCCCGGGCCAAAGACAAGATCACCTGCGACCTCTACCAGCTGATCAGCCCTTCCCGGGATACCCTTCCCAACAACGTGGACTTCCTGCTGGCGAGTGCCTCCCCCAAGGGGTCCGATGGATCTGGCCGCGAGTCTTCAGATATGGAGATGGCTTGCCGAGACACTCAGAACGGCTCGGGCAAACTGGACGCCATCCCCGAAGACGTCCGGGCGTCCGCAGAAAAGATGGGAGGCGCCCCGGCCTCCGCAGCCAGAGACTGCGTGTCCGGCTTCCACGTCGATGTGGTGGTGACGGGCGTCGTGGACCAGTGTGTCTTCTTTGGCAAGGACAGCACCAAGAACATGAAGGAAGAGACTGTTTGCTTGACGGTGGGTTCTCCGACCCAAGAAGGGCTGTGTGCGTCTTGCGATGACCCCCCGCCGGGGCAGCTCTTCTTCCTGCACGCTCAGACGCCTCGGCAGGAGGACAGCCGAGACGCGGAGAGTGCGTTCCTGGACTCCACTGGTGGCAGCGAGGGCGGGCTCGAGAGGGCCGACGGGTCAGGACTGGAGCCGGCTGTCTCGGACACCTCCCTGTGCCGCCTGTACCGCCACGTCTCCCACGACTTTTTGGAGATCCGCTTCAAGATCCAGCGGTTGCTGGAGCCCCGCCACTACATGCTGCTGCTCCCCGACCACATCATGGTGAAGATCTTCAGCTACCTGCCCACCCAGGCGCTGGCGGCCTTGAAGTGCTCCTGCCACTACTTCAAGTACATCATCGAGACCTTTGGGGTGCAGGCCACGGACTCCAAGTGGAACCGGGACCCCTTGTACCGCGACGACCCCTGCAAGCAGTGCAAGAGACACTACGAGAAGGGGGACGTCTCGCTCTGCCGGTGGCACCCCAAACCCTACCATCACGACTTGCCTTACGGACGCTCCTACTGGATGTGCTGCCGCCGGGCGGACAAGGACACCCCCGGCTGCCGCGTGGGACTGCACGACAACAACTGGGTGCAGCCGTGCGACATGTTGAGAGAGAGGGCAGCCAGGAGGGAGGATGGGAGGTGA
- the QPCTL gene encoding glutaminyl-peptide cyclotransferase-like protein isoform X2: protein MPRSLRRCGLALAVAAGCALALCLLWRGGPAAGRGERGAAPGSELNHKPRSLSSSQLKHLTSQLDLQRLWKTCLQPMLVERYPGSLGNVRVRQFIMEKLRALEASWQVELDAFEDRTPHGMVSFANVVATLDPTATWRLVLACHYDSKYFPRDKHGRAFVGATDSAVPCSILLELVTALDKLLLKARGQSLFVLLDLLGAPRPTIQNHFLATAGWFKRLISIEERMHQLSLLQSHSQEQPYFQRDSPYGFIEDDHTPFLRKGVPVLHLIATPFPRVWHTLEDTEANLHPPTVENLSKILAAFLAEYLWL from the exons ATGCCCCGCTCCCTCCGGCGCTGCGGGCTGGCGCTGGCCGTGGCGGCGGGCTGCGCGCTGGCGCTCTGCCTCCTCTGGCGCGGGGGGCCGGCCGCCGGGCGAGGCGAGCGCGGCGCGGCGCCGGGCAGCGAG CTGAACCATAAACCGCGAAGTCTGTCCAGCAGCCAGTTAAAACATCTGACCTCCCAGCTCGATCTGCAACGCCTCTGGAAGACTTGCCTGCAGCCCATGCTGGTCGAGAGGTATCCGGGCAGTCTCGGCAACGTCAGAGTCCGGCAG TTCATCATGGAAAAGCTGAGGGCGCTGGAAGCTTCTTGGCAGGTGGAGCTGGATGCTTTTGAGGACCGGACCCCACATGGCATGGTCAGCTTTGCCAACGTGGTGGCCACGCTGGACCCCACGGCCACCTGGCGCCTGGTACTTGCCTGCCACTACGACTCCAAGTATTTCCCCCGAGACAAACACGGACGGGCCTTCGTGGGGGCCACGGATTCGGCCGTGCCCTGCTCCATCCTACTGGAGCTGGTGACTGCCCTGGACAAGCTGCTCCTGAAAGCCAGGGGGCAG TCTCTCTTCGTTTTGCTGGACTTGCTGGGCGCCCCCCGGCCAACCATCCAGAATCACTTCCTTGCAACAGCCGGCTGGTTCAAGAGGCTTATCAGCATCG AAGAGCGGATGCATCAGCTCAGCCTGCTCCAGTCCCACTCCCAGGAACAGCCGTATTTCCAGAGGGACTCCCCCTACGGTTTTATCGAAGACGATCACACACCCTTCCTCAGGAAAG GTGTTCCAGTCCTCCACCTCATTGCCACCCCGTTCCCCAGGGTCTGGCACACCCTGGAGGACACGGAGGCAAACCTGCACCCGCCCACCGTGGAGAACTTGAGCAAGATTCTCGCTGCGTTCCTGGCAGAATACCTGTGGCTCTAA
- the FBXO46 gene encoding F-box only protein 46 isoform X1, with protein sequence MVPGPQERCWGNATRMIAPGPGRSIGAADHALEGRASLPPPLGHESVMDQNAFSHIQLWCPRPFGTYSENKQCRGSQGKKSFGDFACKAKEEEGDNSELSSENTPPAPPPAPPPPAAAPGQVEEGRVLLDTWYVIKPGNTKEKVAFFVAHQCSSGNRASAMKVKGNWGSDSSKAKRRRRSHDPTRSKACPPKPKEGGSKEAEDVCLWPESQADPAGGDTTDLLSVAEMVALVEQRTARAGQSYSRPSAPPSPMVFVSTDQEQEENGEKKAPAPSGGSDCSRVAEAIAHFESQERSVVCQNGLRRESAECMANSQHSPGEVRIAFRISSSRDPRSPAESGSVPRPNCMFMSCGGSPTGSTARAKDKITCDLYQLISPSRDTLPNNVDFLLASASPKGSDGSGRESSDMEMACRDTQNGSGKLDAIPEDVRASAEKMGGAPASAARDCVSGFHVDVVVTGVVDQCVFFGKDSTKNMKEETVCLTVGSPTQEGLCASCDDPPPGQLFFLHAQTPRQEDSRDAESAFLDSTGGSEGGLERADGSGLEPAVSDTSLCRLYRHVSHDFLEIRFKIQRLLEPRHYMLLLPDHIMVKIFSYLPTQALAALKCSCHYFKYIIETFGVQATDSKWNRDPLYRDDPCKQCKRHYEKGDVSLCRWHPKPYHHDLPYGRSYWMCCRRADKDTPGCRVGLHDNNWVQPCDMLRERAARREDGR encoded by the exons ATGGTGCCTGGCCCACAGGAGCGTTGCTGGGGAAATGCCACCAGGATG atTGCTCCAGGCCCTGGGAGGTCCATCGGAGCAGCTGATCATGCACTAGAGGGGAGGGCcagccttccccctccccttggcCATGAGAGCGTGATGGATCAGAACGCCTTTTCCCACATCCAGCTGTGGTGTCCGCGCCCCTTTGGCACCTACTCCGAGAACAAGCAGTGCCGGGGCAGCCAggggaagaagagttttggggACTTCGCCTGCAAGgccaaagaggaggagggggacaaCAGCGAGCTCTCTTCGGAGAACACCCCCCCGGCCCCACCTCCTGCCCCGCCCCCCCCAGCAGCCGCCCCCGGCCAGGTGGAGGAGGGCCGCGTCCTCTTGGACACCTGGTACGTGATCAAGCCCGGCAACACCAAGGAGAAGGTCGCGTTCTTCGTGGCTCACCAGTGCAGCAGCGGCAACCGGGCCAGCGCCATGAAGGTCAAAGGAAACTGGGGGAGCGACAGCTCCAAGGCGAAGCGCCGGCGGCGGTCCCACGACCCCACCAGGAGCAAAGCCTGCCCGCCGAAGCCCAAGGAGGGCGGCAGCAAGGAAGCCGAGGATGTTTGCCTTTGGCCGGAGTCCCAGGCTGACCCTGCGGGCGGAGACACCACGGACCTGCTCTCGGTGGCCGAGATGGTGGCCCTGGTGGAGCAGCGGACGGCGCGGGCGGGGCAAAGCTACTCCAGACCAAGCGCACCGCCGTCCCCAATGGTTTTTGTATCCACGGACCAGGAGCAGGAAGAGAATGGGGAGAAGAAAGCGCCGGCCCCCAGCGGGGGCTCGGACTGCAGCCGGGTGGCTGAGGCGATTGCCCACTTCGAGTCGCAGGAACGCAGCGTCGTGTGTCAGAACGGCCTCCGGAGGGAGTCCGCCGAGTGCATGGCCAACTCCCAGCATAGCCCCGGCGAAGTCCGCATTGCCTTCCGTATTTCCAGCAGCCGAGACCCCCGTTCGCCTGCTGAGAGCGGGTCTGTCCCCCGGCCCAACTGCATGTTCATGAGCTGTGGAGGGTCACCCACGGGCAGCACGGCCCGGGCCAAAGACAAGATCACCTGCGACCTCTACCAGCTGATCAGCCCTTCCCGGGATACCCTTCCCAACAACGTGGACTTCCTGCTGGCGAGTGCCTCCCCCAAGGGGTCCGATGGATCTGGCCGCGAGTCTTCAGATATGGAGATGGCTTGCCGAGACACTCAGAACGGCTCGGGCAAACTGGACGCCATCCCCGAAGACGTCCGGGCGTCCGCAGAAAAGATGGGAGGCGCCCCGGCCTCCGCAGCCAGAGACTGCGTGTCCGGCTTCCACGTCGATGTGGTGGTGACGGGCGTCGTGGACCAGTGTGTCTTCTTTGGCAAGGACAGCACCAAGAACATGAAGGAAGAGACTGTTTGCTTGACGGTGGGTTCTCCGACCCAAGAAGGGCTGTGTGCGTCTTGCGATGACCCCCCGCCGGGGCAGCTCTTCTTCCTGCACGCTCAGACGCCTCGGCAGGAGGACAGCCGAGACGCGGAGAGTGCGTTCCTGGACTCCACTGGTGGCAGCGAGGGCGGGCTCGAGAGGGCCGACGGGTCAGGACTGGAGCCGGCTGTCTCGGACACCTCCCTGTGCCGCCTGTACCGCCACGTCTCCCACGACTTTTTGGAGATCCGCTTCAAGATCCAGCGGTTGCTGGAGCCCCGCCACTACATGCTGCTGCTCCCCGACCACATCATGGTGAAGATCTTCAGCTACCTGCCCACCCAGGCGCTGGCGGCCTTGAAGTGCTCCTGCCACTACTTCAAGTACATCATCGAGACCTTTGGGGTGCAGGCCACGGACTCCAAGTGGAACCGGGACCCCTTGTACCGCGACGACCCCTGCAAGCAGTGCAAGAGACACTACGAGAAGGGGGACGTCTCGCTCTGCCGGTGGCACCCCAAACCCTACCATCACGACTTGCCTTACGGACGCTCCTACTGGATGTGCTGCCGCCGGGCGGACAAGGACACCCCCGGCTGCCGCGTGGGACTGCACGACAACAACTGGGTGCAGCCGTGCGACATGTTGAGAGAGAGGGCAGCCAGGAGGGAGGATGGGAGGTGA
- the QPCTL gene encoding glutaminyl-peptide cyclotransferase-like protein isoform X1, translating to MPRSLRRCGLALAVAAGCALALCLLWRGGPAAGRGERGAAPGSELNHKPRSLSSSQLKHLTSQLDLQRLWKTCLQPMLVERYPGSLGNVRVRQFIMEKLRALEASWQVELDAFEDRTPHGMVSFANVVATLDPTATWRLVLACHYDSKYFPRDKHGRAFVGATDSAVPCSILLELVTALDKLLLKARGQGSKITLQLLFFDGEEAFQEWSKTDSLYGARHLAEHMGRAPHLQGITQLQAISLFVLLDLLGAPRPTIQNHFLATAGWFKRLISIEERMHQLSLLQSHSQEQPYFQRDSPYGFIEDDHTPFLRKGVPVLHLIATPFPRVWHTLEDTEANLHPPTVENLSKILAAFLAEYLWL from the exons ATGCCCCGCTCCCTCCGGCGCTGCGGGCTGGCGCTGGCCGTGGCGGCGGGCTGCGCGCTGGCGCTCTGCCTCCTCTGGCGCGGGGGGCCGGCCGCCGGGCGAGGCGAGCGCGGCGCGGCGCCGGGCAGCGAG CTGAACCATAAACCGCGAAGTCTGTCCAGCAGCCAGTTAAAACATCTGACCTCCCAGCTCGATCTGCAACGCCTCTGGAAGACTTGCCTGCAGCCCATGCTGGTCGAGAGGTATCCGGGCAGTCTCGGCAACGTCAGAGTCCGGCAG TTCATCATGGAAAAGCTGAGGGCGCTGGAAGCTTCTTGGCAGGTGGAGCTGGATGCTTTTGAGGACCGGACCCCACATGGCATGGTCAGCTTTGCCAACGTGGTGGCCACGCTGGACCCCACGGCCACCTGGCGCCTGGTACTTGCCTGCCACTACGACTCCAAGTATTTCCCCCGAGACAAACACGGACGGGCCTTCGTGGGGGCCACGGATTCGGCCGTGCCCTGCTCCATCCTACTGGAGCTGGTGACTGCCCTGGACAAGCTGCTCCTGAAAGCCAGGGGGCAG GGTTCGAAAATAACACTGCAGCTGCTCTTTTTCGATGGGGAAGAAGCTTTCCAGGAGTGGAGCAAGACCGACTCTCTCTATGGGGCCCGTCACCTAGCCGAGCACATGGGGAGGGCCCCACATCTCCAGGGCATCACTCAGCTCCAGGCCATT TCTCTCTTCGTTTTGCTGGACTTGCTGGGCGCCCCCCGGCCAACCATCCAGAATCACTTCCTTGCAACAGCCGGCTGGTTCAAGAGGCTTATCAGCATCG AAGAGCGGATGCATCAGCTCAGCCTGCTCCAGTCCCACTCCCAGGAACAGCCGTATTTCCAGAGGGACTCCCCCTACGGTTTTATCGAAGACGATCACACACCCTTCCTCAGGAAAG GTGTTCCAGTCCTCCACCTCATTGCCACCCCGTTCCCCAGGGTCTGGCACACCCTGGAGGACACGGAGGCAAACCTGCACCCGCCCACCGTGGAGAACTTGAGCAAGATTCTCGCTGCGTTCCTGGCAGAATACCTGTGGCTCTAA